A single region of the Labrus bergylta chromosome 10, fLabBer1.1, whole genome shotgun sequence genome encodes:
- the gins1 gene encoding DNA replication complex GINS protein PSF1 produces the protein MFCEKAIELIRELQRMSDGQLPAFNEDGLRQVLQEMEALYEQNQTDVNEAKADGRADLIPSIKLRHCCLLRNQRCVTAYLYDRLLRIRALRWEYGSVLPPNVRFHMCAEEVQWFSQYKKSLASFMRSLGGGEGLDITQDMKPPKSLYIEVRCLKDHGEFEIDDGTVILLKKNSQHFLPRWKCEQLIRQGVLEHVMS, from the exons ATGTTTTGCGAGAAAGCCATCGAGTTAATCCGGGAACTTCAGCGGATGAGCGACGGTCAGCTGCCCGCTTTTAAC GAGGATGGACTCCGGCAGGTTCTGCAGGAGATGGAAGCTCTTTAtgaacagaaccagactgaTGT AAACGAGGCGAAGGCTGATGGTCGAGCTGACTTGATCCCCTCCATCAAACTGCGTCACTGCTGCCTGCTGAGGAACCAGCGCTGCGTCACAGCCTACCT CTACGACCGCCTTCTGAGGATCAGAGCTCTGCGGTGGGAGTACGGCAGTGTTTTGCCACCAAACGTCCGCTTCCACATGTGTGCAGAGGAG GTGCAGTGGTTCAGTCAATATAAGAAGTCTTTGGCCTCCTTCATGCGCTCTCTTGGAGGGGGGGAGGGTCTGGACATCACTCAGGACATGAAGCCTCCTAAGAGTCTGTACATTGAG gtgaGGTGTTTGAAGGACCACGGAGAGTTTGAGATCGATGATGGAACAGTGATCCTGCTCAAGAAAAACAGTCAG CACTTCCTGCCGCGGTGGAAATGTGAGCAGCTGATTCGTCAGGGTGTCCTGGAGCATGTCATGTCCTGA